One region of Glycine max cultivar Williams 82 chromosome 9, Glycine_max_v4.0, whole genome shotgun sequence genomic DNA includes:
- the LOC100782181 gene encoding cytochrome P450 CYP736A12: MLSETLAIPAVLLVILILILSSVLFHLQDERTNPPGPKPLPIIGNLHMLGKLPHRSLQALAKNYGPIMFIKLGQVPTVVVSSPETAELFLKTHDTIFASRPKTLASEYMSYGSKGLAFSEYGPYWRNVKKLCTTQLLSASKVEMFAPLRREELGVFVKSLEKAAASRDVVNLSEQVGELISNIVCRMILGRSKDDRFDLKGLAREVLRLTGVFNIADYVPWTGFLDLQGLKGKMKKMSKAFDEVFEQIIKDHEDPSASNKNSVHSEDFVDILLSHMHQAVNQQEQKYVIGRTNIKAIILDMIAGSFDTSAVAVEWAMSELLRNPSDMKKLQEELNNVVGENKLVEESDLSKLPYLNMVVKETLRLYPAGPLLVPRESLEDITINGYHIKKKTRILVNAWAIGRDPKVWSDNADMFCPERFVNSNVDIRGHDFQLLPFGSGRRGCPGIQLGLTTFGLVLAQLVHCFNWELPFGVSPDDLDMSEIFGLSLPRSKPLLAIPTYRLSNPPGPKPLPIIGNLHMLGKLPHRSLQALAKNYGPIMFIKLGQVPTVVVSSPETAELFLKTHDTIFASRPKTLASEYMSYGSKGLAFSEYGPYWRNVKKLCTTQLLSASKVEMFAPLRREELGVFVKSLEKAAASRDVVNLSEQVGELISNIVCRMILGRSKDDRFDLKGLAREVLRLAGVFNIADYVPWTGFLDLQGLKGKMKKMSKAFDEVFEQIIKDHEDPSASNKNSVHSEDFVDILLSHMHQAVNQQEQKYVIGRTNIKAIILDMIAGSFDTSTVAVEWAMSELLRNPSDMKKLQEELNNVVGEDKLVEESDLSKLPYLNMVVKETLRLYPAGPLLLPRESLEDITINGYHIKKKTRILVNAWAIGRDPKVWSDNADMFCPERFVNSNVDIRGHDFQLLPFGSGRRGCPGIQLGLTTFGLVLAQLVHCFNWELPFGVSPDDLDMSERFGLSLPRSKPLLAIPTYRLFIKGK; the protein is encoded by the exons ATGTTATCAGAAACATTGGCGATCCCTGCAGTACTCCTTGTAATACTCATTTTGATTCTATCCTCTGTCTTGTTCCATCTTCAAGATGAAAGAACAAATCCACCAGGTCCTAAACCCCTCCCAATTATTGGTAACCTTCACATGCTGGGGAAACTCCCACATCGTTCCCTTCAAGCCCTTGCCAAAAATTATGGACCCATAATGTTCATAAAGTTGGGACAAGTCCCAACCGTTGTAGTTTCCTCCCCTGAAACTGCAGAGCTATTCCTCAAAACCCATGACACTATCTTTGCTAGCAGGCCAAAAACTCTAGCTTCAGAATACATGTCTTATGGAAGTAAGGGCCTAGCGTTCTCTGAGTATGGACCCTATTGGCGTAACGTGAAAAAGTTGTGCACCACACAACTTCTGAGTGCATCAAAGGTCGAGATGTTCGCTCCATTGAGGAGGGAGGAGTTAGGAGTATTTGTGAAGTCACTCGAAAAAGCAGCAGCCTCACGTGATGTTGTGAATCTGAGTGAACAGGTTGGGGAGCTTATATCGAATATTGTGTGTAGAATGATACTTGGCCGCAGTAAGGATGATAGATTCGACCTAAAGGGGCTTGCTCGTGAGGTTCTGCGTTTGACTGGAGTGTTCAATATTGCAGATTATGTTCCTTGGACAGGCTTCTTGGATCTTCAG GGactaaaaggaaaaatgaagaaaatgagtaAGGCATTTGACGAAGTGTTTGAACAAATCATAAAAGACCATGAAGATCCTTCTGCAAGCAACAAGAATAGTGTGCACTCTGAAGATTTTGTGGACATACTGCTATCACATATGCACCAAGCTGTGAATCAGCAAGAGCAGAAATATGTCATTGGTAGAACTAATATCAAGGCAATTATATTAGATATGATTGCAGGGTCATTTGACACATCAGCTGTTGCAGTTGAATGGGCTATGTCGGAACTCTTAAGGAACCCAAGTGATATGAAGAAACTTCAAGAAGAGTTAAATAATGTAGTGGGGGAAAATAAACTAGTGGAGGAGTCTGACTTGTCAAAGTTGCCTTATTTGAACATGGTAGTAAAGGAGACCTTAAGGTTATATCCGGCTGGACCCTTGCTAGTGCCTCGCGAGTCCCTAGAAGATATTACTATTAATGGTTATCACATAAAGAAGAAGACAAGAATTTTAGTCAATGCATGGGCCATTGGACGAGACCCTAAAGTTTGGTCAGATAATGCTGATATGTTTTGTCCAGAGAGGTTTGTGAATAGCAATGTAGACATTAGAGGACATGACTTTCAACTTTTACCATTTGGTTCTGGTCGAAGAGGATGTCCTGGGATTCAATTGGGTCTGACCACATTTGGCCTTGTTTTGGCTCAATTAGTGCATTGTTTCAATTGGGAGCTTCCATTTGGTGTGTCTCCTGATGACTTAGATATGAGTGAGATATTTGGCCTTTCACTACCAAGAAGCAAGCCCTTGCTAGCTATACCAACTTATCGCCTAT CAAATCCACCAGGTCCTAAACCCCTCCCAATTATTGGTAACCTTCACATGCTGGGGAAACTCCCCCATCGCTCCCTTCAAGCCCTTGCCAAAAATTATGGACCCATAATGTTCATAAAGTTGGGACAAGTCCCAACCGTTGTAGTTTCCTCCCCTGAAACTGCAGAGCTATTCCTCAAAACCCATGACACTATCTTTGCTAGCAGGCCAAAAACTCTAGCTTCAGAATACATGTCTTATGGAAGTAAGGGCCTAGCGTTCTCTGAGTATGGACCCTATTGGCGTAACGTGAAAAAGTTGTGCACCACACAACTTCTGAGTGCATCAAAGGTCGAGATGTTCGCTCCATTGAGGAGGGAGGAGTTAGGAGTATTTGTGAAGTCACTCGAAAAAGCAGCAGCCTCACGTGATGTTGTGAATCTGAGTGAACAGGTTGGGGAGCTTATATCGAATATTGTGTGTAGAATGATACTTGGCCGCAGTAAGGATGATAGATTCGACCTAAAGGGGCTTGCTCGTGAGGTTCTGCGTTTGGCTGGAGTGTTCAATATTGCAGATTATGTTCCTTGGACAGGCTTCTTGGATCTTCAG GGactaaaaggaaaaatgaagaaaatgagtaAGGCATTTGACGAAGTGTTTGAACAAATCATAAAAGACCATGAAGATCCTTCTGCAAGCAACAAGAATAGTGTGCACTCTGAAGATTTTGTGGACATACTGCTATCACATATGCACCAAGCTGTGAATCAGCAAGAGCAGAAATATGTCATTGGTAGAACTAATATCAAGGCAATTATATTAGATATGATTGCAGGGTCATTTGACACATCAACTGTTGCAGTTGAATGGGCTATGTCGGAACTCTTAAGGAACCCAAGTGATATGAAGAAACTTCAAGAAGAGTTAAATAATGTAGTGGGGGAAGATAAACTAGTGGAGGAGTCTGACTTGTCAAAGTTGCCTTATTTGAACATGGTAGTAAAGGAGACCTTAAGGTTATATCCGGCTGGACCCTTGCTATTGCCTCGCGAGTCCCTAGAAGATATTACTATTAATGGTTATCACATAAAGAAGAAGACAAGAATTTTAGTCAATGCATGGGCCATTGGACGAGACCCTAAAGTTTGGTCAGATAATGCTGATATGTTTTGTCCAGAGAGGTTTGTGAATAGCAATGTAGACATTAGAGGACATGACTTTCAACTTTTACCATTTGGTTCTGGTCGAAGAGGATGTCCTGGGATTCAATTGGGTCTGACCACATTTGGCCTTGTTTTGGCTCAATTAGTGCATTGCTTCAATTGGGAGCTTCCATTTGGTGTGTCTCCTGATGACTTAGATATGAGTGAGAGATTTGGCCTTTCACTACCAAGAAGCAAGCCCTTGCTAGCTATACCAACTTATCGCCTATTTATCAAAGGTAAGTAA
- the LOC102668761 gene encoding uncharacterized protein, whose protein sequence is MALILLLFLGMSISYYEVDARSKNLPDMQQSFTRSLNLKSILPTMNSDFECIGIYKQPAFKHRLLKNHKIQLNPTFSRYTMQTRLPFMEKTFQIHNSNKGCPSGKVPIRMLKLRQEINYNFSESQPENFRQYSRNPYQHFATLETTPSTTYHGASAWISASDNLLVQGTQYSLSQIWLQNGPLSELNSIQVGVGVNPRVYGDDKPHLASFWTGDNFKKTGCFDAICPGFVQVHPRITLGQTIEPSFTGGLDGKDYIAIKVTQDSVSGHWWLHVEGSDGSEDVGYWPKEIFTHLRKGSSLIKFGGEAYGPPNIGSPPMGTGKLPKTSFPNSGFFARLQIVDSKFRELDVNPIDMKSYCDTSSDCYDLLYHGDQGAQFRQAFLFGGPGGQCGV, encoded by the exons ATGGCGTTGATTCTCCTTTTATTTCTTGGTATGAGCATATCATACTACGAAGTTGATGCAAGGAGCAAAAATCTACCAGATATGCAACAGAGTTTTACCAGATCACTAAATTTGAAGAGCATTCTT CCTACAATGAACAGTGACTTTGAGTGCATCGGTATATACAAGCAACCAGCTTTTAAACATCGTTTGTTGAAAAACCACAAAATCCAG CTTAATCCGACTTTCTCAAGGTACACGATGCAAACCAGACTGCCGTTCATGgaaaaaacttttcaaattcaTAATTCCAACAAAGGATGCCCTTCAGGAAAAGTGCCTATTCGCATGCTAAAACTGAGGCAAGAAATCAACTATAATTTTTCAGAATCACAACCTGAAAATTTTCGTCAATATTCCCGGAACCCCTATCAACAT TTTGCTACCCTTGAGACAACTCCAAGTACAACCTATCACGGAGCAAGTGCATGGATCAGCGCCAGTGATAATCTATTGGTGCAAGGGACCCAATATAGCCTTTCCCAGATTTGGCTTCAAAATGGTCCTCTTTCAGAACTTAACAGTATTCAAGTCGGAGTCGGT GTTAATCCCAGAGTATATGGAGACGATAAGCCACATCTCGCTAGCTTTTGGACA ggggataattttaaaaaaaccggaTGTTTTGATGCTATCTGCCCAGGTTTTGTGCAAGTGCATCCTCGTATTACCTTAGGACAAACCATTGAACCCTCATTTACAGGTGGATTAGATGGCAAAGACTATATTGCTATCAAAGTGACACAG GATTCAGTATCAGGCCATTGGTGGTTGCATGTAGAAGGAAGTGATGGAAGTGAAGATGTTGGGTATTGGCCAAAGGAAATATTCACTCACTTACGCAAAGGATCATCTTTGATTAAATTTGGAGGTGAAGCTTATGGACCCCCTAATATTGGAAGTCCTCCAATGGGTACTGGAAAATTGCCAAAGACTTCATTTCCTAACTCAGGTTTCTTTGCAAGACTTCAAATTGTGGATTCAAAATTTAGGGAACTTGATGTGAATCCTATAGACATGAAGTCATATTGTGACACCAGTTCAGATTGCTATGATTTGTTGTATCATGGAGATCAAGGGGCTCAATTTAGGCAAGCTTTTCTCTTTGGTGGTCCTGGCGGCCAATGTGGTgtataa
- the LOC100782715 gene encoding uncharacterized protein, with product MLLQTLAIPTILLVIFIWVVQPKQRHGKIAPGPKALPIIGNLHMLGKLPHRTLQTFARKYGPIMSLKLGQVQAIVVSSPETAELFLKTHDTVFASRPKIQASEYLSHGTKGLVFSEYSAYWRKVRKVCTLQLLSASKVDMFAPLRRQELGVLVKSLRNSAASREVVDLSEVLGELMENIVYKMVLGRARDHRFELKGLVHQVMNLVGAFNLADYMPWLGAFDPQGITRRLKKASKEIDQFLEQIIQDHEHNQYDNYKVQKAPHNNKDFVDILLSLMNQPIDLQGHQNVIDRTNIKAIILDMIMAAFDTSSTTVEWAMSELLRHQSVMKRLQDELENVVGMNRHVEEIDLEKLAYLNMVVKETLRLHPVAPLLVPRESREDVTIDGYFIKKKSRIIVNAWAIGRDPKVWHNPLMFDPKRFENCNVDIRGSDFRVIPFGSGRRGCPGIHMGLTTVKLVLAQLVHCFNWVLPLDMSPDELDMNEIFGLTTPRSKHLLATPVYRLAHPPGPKPLPIIGNLHMLGKLPHRSLQALAKKYGPIMSIKLGQVPTIVVSSPETAELFLKTHDTVFASRPKTQASEYMSYGTKGLVFSEYGPYWRNMRKFCTTQLLSASKVDMFAPLRREELGLFVKSLEKAASSRDVVNISEQVGELMSNIVYKMILGRNKDDRFDLKGLTHEALHLSGVFNMADYVPWARAFDLQGLKRKFKKSKKAFDQVLEQTIKDHEDPTDSDKKSVHNSEDFVAILLSLMHQPMDQHEQKHVIDRTNVKAIILDMIGGSFDTSTSAIEWAMTELLRHPRVMKTLQDELNSVVGINKKVEESDLAKLPYLNMVVKETLRLYPVVPLLVPRESLENITINGYYIEKKSRILINAWAIGRDPKVWCNNAEMFYPERFMNNNVDIRGHDFQLIPFGSGRRGCPGIQLGLTSVGLILAQLVHCFNWELPLGISPDDLDMTEKFGITIPRCKPLLAIPTYRLLNKA from the exons ATGTTACTGCAAACATTAGCTATCCCTACAATACTCCTTGTGATATTCATATGGGTGGTACAACCAAAGCAACGTCATGGGAAGATTGCACCAGGTCCCAAGGCGTTGCCAATTATTGGTAACCTCCACATGCTAGGGAAACTCCCGCACCGCACCCTTCAAACCTTTGCAAGAAAATATGGACCCATAATGTCCTTGAAGCTAGGGCAAGTCCAAGCCATAGTGGTTTCCTCCCCTGAAACCGCTGAACTATTCCTCAAGACCCATGACACTGTTTTTGCAAGCAGGCCAAAGATTCAAGCCTCTGAATATCTCTCTCATGGCACCAAGGGCTTGGTGTTTTCCGAGTATAGCGCCTACTGGCGCAAAGTGAGGAAAGTGTGCACCCTTCAACTTCTCAGTGCTTCAAAAGTTGACATGTTTGCTCCTTTGAGGAGACAAGAATTGGGAGTGTTAGTGAAGTCACTGAGAAATTCAGCGGCATCACGTGAAGTTGTGGACCTCAGTGAGGTGTTGGGGGAGCTTATGGAGAACATAGTGTATAAAATGGTATTGGGGCGTGCTAGGGATCATAGATTCGAATTGAAAGGACTTGTTCACCAGGTGATGAACTTGGTTGGAGCTTTCAATCTTGCAGATTACATGCCTTGGCTTGGTGCGTTTGATCCTCAG GGAATAACAAGACGATTgaagaaagcaagtaaggaaaTTGACCAATTCTTGGAGCAAATTATCCAAGACCACGAACATAATCAATATGATAATTATAAAGTGCAAAAAGCTCCACACAATAACAAGGACTTTGTGGACATATTGCTATCACTTATGAATCAACCCATCGATCTTCAGGGCCATCAAAATGTCATTGATAGAACTAACATCAAGGCTATTATATTAGATATGATTATGGCGGCATTTGACACGTCATCCACAACGGTTGAGTGGGCCATGTCAGAACTCTTGAGGCATCAAAGTGTGATGAAGAGACTTCAAGATGAGCTAGAAAATGTAGTGGGGATGAACAGACACGTGGAGGAAATTGACTTAGAAAAACTGGCTTACTTGAATATGGTGGTGAAGGAGACGCTACGATTACACCCGGTTGCACCGTTGCTCGTACCTCGTGAGAGTCGAGAAGATGTTACTATTGATGGTTATttcataaagaaaaaatcaaggATCATAGTAAATGCATGGGCAATAGGGAGAGATCCTAAAGTTTGGCATAATCCTTTGATGTTTGATCCAAAGAGATTTGAGAATTGCAATGTTGACATTCGTGGAAGTGACTTTCGAGTTATACCATTTGGTTCCGGTCGAAGAGGTTGCCCCGGGATTCATATGGGTCTAACTACTGTTAAGCTTGTTCTAGCTCAATTGGTGCATTGTTTTAATTGGGTGCTTCCATTGGACATGTCTCCTGATGAGTTAGACATGAATGAGATATTTGGACTCACAACGCCAAGAAGTAAGCATTTGCTAGCTACACCAGTTTATCGACTA GCACATCCACCAGGTCCTAAGCCCCTCCCAATTATTGGTAACCTTCACATGCTTGGAAAACTCCCACATCGTTCCCTTCAAGCCCTAGCCAAAAAATATGGACCCATAATGTCCATCAAGTTAGGTCAAGTCCCAACCATTGTAGTTTCCTCACCTGAAACTGCTGAGCTATTCCTTAAGACCCACGACACTGTCTTTGCTAGCAGGCCAAAAACTCAAGCATCGGAATACATGTCTTATGGCACCAAGGGTCTTGTGTTTTCTGAGTATGGACCCTATTGGCGCAACATGAGAAAGTTCTGCACCACACAACTTCTAAGTGCATCTAAAGTTGACATGTTTGCCCCTCTGAGGAGAGAGGAGTTAGGACTATTTGTGAAGTCTCTTGAAAAAGCTGCTTCTTCGCGTGATGTTGTGAACATCAGCGAGCAGGTTGGAGAGCTTATGTCGAATATTGTCTATAAAATGATACTTGGCCGTAATAAGGACGATCGATTCGACCTAAAGGGGCTCACTCATGAGGCTCTACATTTGAGTGGAGTGTTCAATATGGCAGATTATGTACCTTGGGCACGTGCCTTTGATCTTCAG ggattaaaaagaaaattcaagaaAAGTAAAAAGGCGTTTGACCAAGTGCTTGAGCAAACCATCAAAGACCATGAGGATCCTACCGATAGCGACAAGAAAAGTGTGCACAACTCTGAGGACTTTGTAGCCATACTACTATCACTTATGCATCAACCAATGGATCAGCACGAGCAGAAACATGTCATTGATAGAACTAATGTTAAGGCTATTATATTGGATATGATTGGAGGATCATTTGACACATCTACCAGTGCAATTGAGTGGGCTATGACAGAACTCTTAAGGCACCCAAGGGTTATGAAGACACTTCAAGATGAGTTAAATAGTGTAGTGGGGATAAATAAGAAGGTGGAAGAGTCTGATTTGGCGAAGTTACCTTATTTGAATATGGTTGTGAAAGAAACCTTAAGGTTGTATCCGGTCGTACCATTGTTAGTGCCTCGCGAGTCCCTAGAAAATATCACTATTAATGGATATTACATTGAGAAGAAGTCAAGAATTTTAATCAATGCATGGGCAATAGGACGAGACCCTAAAGTTTGGTGCAATAATGCTGAGATGTTTTATCCAGAGAGATTTATGAATAACAATGTGGATATTAGAGGACATGACTTTCAACTTATACCATTTGGTTCTGGTCGTAGAGGATGTCCTGGGATTCAATTGGGTCTAACTAGTGTTGGTCTTATTTTAGCTCAATTAGTGCATTGCTTCAATTGGGAGCTTCCATTGGGCATATCTCCTGATGACTTAGACATGACGGAGAAATTTGGCATCACAATACCAAGATGTAAACCCTTGCTAGCTATACCAACTTATCGCCTATTGAATAAAGCTTAA
- the LOC100783250 gene encoding probable 3-beta-hydroxysteroid-Delta(8),Delta(7)-isomerase, translated as MEAHPYVPRDLHLPGYAPCFLSMSNILSVFASSSLLIVTLVWIFSGRFKKTKVDRVLMCWWAFTGLTHIILEGYFVFSPEFFKDKTGFYLAEVWKEYSKGDSRYAGRDAGVVTVEGITAVLEGPASLLAVYAIATGKSYSYILQFAISLGQLYGTAVYYITAILEGDNFSTNSFYYYAYYIGANASWIVIPLIIAIRCWRKICAAFRVQGGQTKKPKVR; from the exons ATGGAGGCTCACCCCTACGTCCCACGCGATTTGCACTTACCCGGCTACGCTCCCTGCTTCCTTTCCATGTCCAACATTCTTTCCGTCTTCGCCTCCTCCTCATTGCTCATCGTCACTCTCGTCTGGATCTTCTCTG GACGCTTTAAGAAAACCAAAGTTGATAGAGTGCTGATGTGCTGGTGGGCCTTCACAGGTCTCACACACATTATTCTTGAGggttattttgttttctctccTGAGTTTTTCAAGGATAAAACTGGCTTCTACCTGGCTGAAGTTT GGAAGGAATATAGCAAAGGGGATTCAAGGTATGCAGGAAGGGATGCAGGGGTAGTTACTGTTGAAGGAATAACAGCGGTTTTGGAGGGTCCAGCTAGCCTTCTAGCAGT ATACGCTATAGCTACTGGGAAGTCATATAGCTACATACTTCAGTTTGCCATTTCTTTGGGCCAGCTATACGGAACTGCTGTTTATTATATAACAGCAATCTTGGAAGGTGATAATTTTTCTACAAACTCGTTTTACTATTATGCATACTACATTGGAGCAAATGCCTCCTGGATTGTAATACCCTTGATCATTGCCATCCGCTGCTGGAGGAAGATCTGTGCAGCATTTCGAGTTCAAGGTGGCCAGACAAAAAAGCCTAAAGTTCGTTGA